The following proteins are encoded in a genomic region of Comamonas resistens:
- a CDS encoding PaaI family thioesterase: protein MKLQDDSMDYESRVRQSFGLQGAMQTLGAELTRIAPGAVDICLDWAPGLTQQHGFLHAGMVSTALDSACGYAGLTQMPADAAVLTIEFKINLLAPAKGQRFRMEGRVIKPGRTITVTEGRAYAIDQDKEKLVATMGCTLMCVQDRQGLSD, encoded by the coding sequence ATGAAATTGCAGGACGACTCAATGGATTACGAGAGTCGCGTACGCCAGAGTTTTGGCTTGCAGGGGGCCATGCAGACCTTGGGGGCGGAACTCACCCGCATAGCGCCAGGTGCCGTGGACATCTGCCTGGATTGGGCGCCCGGCCTGACTCAGCAGCATGGCTTTCTGCATGCAGGCATGGTGTCCACTGCCCTGGACTCCGCATGCGGCTACGCAGGGCTGACCCAGATGCCAGCCGATGCCGCGGTGTTGACCATCGAATTCAAGATCAATCTGTTGGCTCCGGCAAAAGGACAGCGCTTTCGCATGGAAGGGCGGGTGATCAAGCCGGGACGCACGATCACCGTGACGGAAGGCCGGGCCTATGCCATAGACCAGGATAAAGAAAAGCTGGTGGCTACCATGGGCTGCACGCTGATGTGTGTGCAGGACCGCCAAGGCCTGAGCGATTAA
- a CDS encoding pyridoxamine 5'-phosphate oxidase family protein — protein sequence MIQSHEQLRQLYAEPAERALLKQQLELDRYCLRFIALSPFVVLATGGANGAMLDASPRGGKPGFVKAPDAQTLLIPDAGGNNRLDSFSNLIDDPRLGLLFFVPGFDETLRVNGTARLRDEAHYTALFASDHFRPRLVIEVQVQEAYLHCAKALMRSRLWSAEAQVPRKVMPSLNQMIQSQLGMTSEPESQEAMVARYASLIAQEQNR from the coding sequence ATGATTCAGTCTCACGAACAGTTGCGTCAGCTCTATGCTGAGCCTGCCGAGCGGGCCTTGCTCAAGCAGCAACTGGAGCTCGACCGCTACTGCCTGCGCTTCATCGCCCTGTCGCCGTTTGTGGTTCTGGCCACAGGTGGTGCCAACGGAGCCATGCTCGACGCTTCGCCGCGCGGTGGCAAGCCCGGTTTCGTCAAGGCGCCAGATGCCCAGACACTGTTGATCCCAGACGCGGGCGGCAACAACCGCCTCGACAGTTTCAGCAATCTGATCGACGACCCGCGCCTGGGTCTGCTGTTCTTTGTACCGGGGTTTGATGAAACCCTGCGCGTCAACGGCACGGCGCGACTGCGCGATGAGGCGCATTACACAGCGCTGTTCGCCAGCGACCATTTCCGTCCCAGGCTGGTGATCGAAGTACAGGTGCAAGAGGCCTATCTGCACTGCGCCAAGGCCTTGATGCGCTCCAGGCTCTGGAGTGCCGAGGCGCAGGTGCCGCGCAAGGTGATGCCATCGCTCAACCAGATGATCCAGTCACAGCTAGGCATGACCAGCGAGCCTGAATCGCAGGAAGCCATGGTGGCGCGCTATGCGTCACTGATTGCCCAGGAGCAGAACCGATGA
- a CDS encoding acetyl-CoA C-acyltransferase, translating into MHQDPVVIVSAARTPMGAFQGDFSDLAAHDLGGAAIKAAVERAGIQPELVEEVLFGNCLMAGQGQAPARQAGFKGGLPQSTGAVTLSKMCGAGMEATILAHDQLIAGSREVMVAGGMESMTNAPYLLKKGRGGYRMGHDKIFDHMMLDGLEDAYEAGRSMGTFGEDCAAKYHFTREAQDAFAIASVQRAQAAAQSGAFDAEITPVTVKTRKGDVTVSLDEGPAKAKLDKIGSLKPAFKKDGTITAASSSSINDGAAAMVLMRESTAKQLGCKPLARIVSHATFAQAPEWFTTAPVGATEKALKKAGWKVEDVDLWEINEAFAVVPMALMADLKVPHDKVNVNGGACALGHPIGASGARILVTLLHALKARGKKKGLATLCIGGGEATAMAVELV; encoded by the coding sequence ATGCATCAGGACCCCGTCGTCATCGTCAGCGCAGCTCGCACTCCCATGGGCGCATTCCAAGGCGATTTTTCCGATCTGGCTGCCCATGACCTGGGCGGTGCAGCCATCAAGGCTGCGGTGGAGCGTGCAGGCATCCAGCCCGAACTGGTGGAGGAAGTGCTGTTCGGCAACTGCCTGATGGCCGGCCAAGGCCAGGCGCCCGCCCGCCAGGCCGGCTTCAAGGGCGGTTTGCCGCAATCCACAGGTGCCGTGACCCTGTCCAAGATGTGCGGTGCCGGTATGGAGGCCACGATTCTGGCCCACGACCAGCTCATCGCAGGCAGTCGTGAGGTGATGGTCGCCGGCGGCATGGAGAGCATGACCAATGCGCCCTATCTGCTCAAGAAGGGACGTGGCGGCTATCGCATGGGGCACGACAAGATCTTCGATCACATGATGCTCGACGGCCTCGAAGATGCCTATGAAGCAGGCCGCTCCATGGGCACCTTCGGCGAAGACTGTGCCGCCAAATACCATTTCACGCGTGAAGCGCAGGACGCGTTTGCCATTGCCAGCGTGCAGCGCGCGCAAGCTGCTGCGCAAAGCGGTGCGTTTGACGCCGAAATCACGCCTGTCACCGTCAAGACCCGCAAGGGCGATGTGACCGTCAGCCTGGACGAGGGGCCGGCCAAGGCCAAGCTGGACAAGATCGGCAGCCTCAAGCCAGCGTTCAAGAAGGACGGCACGATCACCGCAGCTTCCAGCTCCAGCATCAACGATGGCGCTGCCGCCATGGTGCTGATGCGTGAATCCACGGCCAAGCAACTGGGCTGCAAGCCGCTGGCGCGCATTGTCTCGCACGCCACCTTTGCGCAAGCTCCCGAGTGGTTCACCACGGCTCCTGTGGGTGCGACCGAAAAGGCTCTCAAGAAGGCCGGCTGGAAGGTCGAGGACGTGGATCTGTGGGAGATCAACGAAGCCTTTGCCGTCGTGCCCATGGCGCTGATGGCCGACCTCAAGGTGCCGCATGACAAGGTCAACGTGAATGGCGGTGCCTGTGCCCTGGGGCACCCTATTGGCGCCAGCGGTGCGCGTATTCTGGTGACGCTGCTGCATGCGCTGAAGGCACGCGGCAAGAAGAAAGGTCTGGCCACGTTGTGCATCGGCGGCGGTGAGGCCACAGCCATGGCGGTCGAGCTGGTCTGA
- a CDS encoding isovaleryl-CoA dehydrogenase codes for MSLANLPGLNFQLGEDIDALRDAVREFAQSEIAPRAAEIDRNDQFPMDLWRKFGDLGVLGITVPEQYGGANMGYLAHMVAMEEISRASASVGLSYGAHSNLCVNQINRNGNEAQKAKYLPKLISGEHVGALAMSEPGAGSDVISMKLKAEDKGGYYLLNGNKMWITNGPDADTLVVYAKSEPEMGARGVTAFLIEKGMKGFSIAQKLDKLGMRGSHTGELVFQNVEVPAENVLGGVNMGAKVLMSGLDYERAVLTGGPLGIMQSVMDNVVPYIHDRKQFGQSIGEFQLIQGKVADMYTVLQAGRSFAYTVAKNLDLLGTDHVRQVRKDCASVILWCAEKATWMAGEGVQIYGGNGYINEYPLGRLWRDAKLYEIGAGTSEIRRMLIGRELFAETC; via the coding sequence ATGAGCCTTGCCAATCTGCCAGGACTGAATTTCCAGCTGGGCGAAGACATCGATGCCTTGCGCGATGCGGTGCGCGAATTCGCGCAGAGCGAGATTGCACCACGTGCCGCGGAGATCGACCGCAACGACCAGTTCCCCATGGATCTGTGGCGCAAGTTCGGTGATCTGGGCGTGCTGGGCATCACCGTGCCCGAGCAGTACGGCGGTGCCAATATGGGCTATCTGGCCCATATGGTGGCCATGGAGGAGATCTCGCGTGCCAGCGCCTCGGTGGGCCTGTCCTATGGCGCGCACAGCAATCTGTGCGTGAACCAGATCAACCGCAACGGCAACGAGGCGCAGAAGGCCAAGTATCTGCCCAAGCTGATCAGCGGCGAACATGTGGGTGCACTGGCCATGAGCGAGCCCGGTGCTGGCTCCGACGTGATCAGCATGAAGCTCAAGGCCGAGGACAAGGGTGGCTACTACCTGCTCAATGGCAACAAGATGTGGATCACCAACGGCCCCGATGCCGACACCTTGGTGGTCTATGCCAAGAGCGAGCCTGAGATGGGCGCGCGTGGCGTGACGGCCTTCCTGATCGAAAAGGGCATGAAGGGTTTCAGCATCGCGCAGAAGCTGGACAAGCTGGGCATGCGTGGCAGCCACACGGGTGAGTTGGTGTTTCAGAACGTCGAAGTGCCTGCCGAGAACGTGCTGGGCGGCGTGAACATGGGCGCCAAGGTGCTGATGAGTGGCCTGGACTACGAGCGCGCCGTGCTGACTGGCGGGCCGCTGGGCATCATGCAGTCGGTGATGGACAACGTCGTTCCCTATATCCACGATCGCAAGCAGTTTGGCCAGAGCATTGGTGAGTTCCAGCTCATCCAGGGCAAGGTGGCCGATATGTACACCGTGCTGCAGGCGGGCCGCTCCTTCGCCTATACGGTCGCCAAAAACCTCGATCTGCTGGGAACCGACCATGTTCGTCAGGTTCGCAAGGACTGCGCCAGTGTCATTCTCTGGTGTGCCGAGAAGGCCACCTGGATGGCTGGCGAAGGCGTGCAAATCTATGGCGGCAATGGGTATATCAACGAGTATCCGCTCGGTCGTTTGTGGCGAGATGCGAAACTCTACGAGATTGGTGCCGGAACCAGCGAAATTCGCCGCATGTTGATAGGCCGCGAACTGTTTGCTGAAACCTGCTGA
- a CDS encoding MBL fold metallo-hydrolase produces the protein MNHPHESALQYPLGENLPAAGQCLEIAPGIKWIRMSLPFALDHINLWLLRDRQEDMYGQMVDGWSVIDCCVNRTEARSQWEQIFANELEGLPVLRVIVTHMHPDHIGLAGWLCEHWKAPLWISATDYNTARVAMKDRDGFGGESGFEFYRLHGQTDADFLTHVRGRGSYYSSLVSPIPETYCRIMDGSSITIGSHDWQCIVGYGHAPEHMALYCQALNILISGDMVLPRISANVSVHASEPEANPLQLFLSSLRRYLELPQDCYVLPSHGKPFTGLHPRVHQLLNHHQERLDDIMKAAQTRSLSAADILSILFKRTLDPHQMTFAMGEALAHLHHLWFARQLQRRRDEHGVIRFQLPRK, from the coding sequence ATGAACCATCCCCATGAATCTGCTCTTCAATATCCATTGGGTGAGAATCTGCCGGCCGCCGGCCAATGTCTGGAGATAGCACCCGGCATCAAATGGATTCGAATGTCTCTGCCATTCGCACTGGATCACATCAACCTCTGGTTGCTGCGTGACCGCCAGGAAGATATGTACGGACAGATGGTGGATGGATGGTCAGTCATCGACTGCTGCGTCAATCGCACAGAAGCACGCAGCCAGTGGGAGCAGATTTTTGCGAATGAGCTCGAGGGCCTGCCTGTTCTGCGAGTCATCGTCACGCACATGCATCCCGACCACATCGGCTTGGCCGGCTGGCTGTGCGAACATTGGAAGGCTCCACTCTGGATCAGTGCCACCGACTACAACACGGCCCGTGTCGCAATGAAGGATCGTGATGGTTTTGGCGGCGAATCGGGCTTTGAGTTCTATCGCCTGCATGGCCAGACGGATGCAGACTTTCTCACGCATGTCCGGGGACGCGGCAGTTACTACTCCTCGCTGGTCAGTCCCATTCCCGAAACCTATTGCCGCATCATGGACGGCTCAAGCATCACCATCGGTAGCCATGACTGGCAATGCATCGTCGGCTATGGCCATGCACCCGAGCATATGGCACTGTATTGCCAGGCGCTGAACATCCTCATCAGCGGCGACATGGTGCTCCCGCGCATTTCAGCCAACGTCAGCGTGCATGCCTCCGAGCCTGAAGCCAACCCCTTGCAGCTCTTCCTCAGTTCTTTACGACGCTACCTTGAACTGCCTCAGGACTGCTATGTGTTGCCATCGCACGGAAAGCCTTTCACCGGCCTGCATCCACGTGTTCATCAATTGCTGAATCATCATCAGGAGCGCCTTGATGACATCATGAAAGCAGCGCAAACCCGCTCCCTCAGCGCGGCGGATATCTTGTCTATCCTTTTCAAGCGCACACTCGACCCCCACCAGATGACCTTTGCCATGGGCGAAGCCCTGGCCCATCTTCACCATCTCTGGTTTGCTCGGCAGCTCCAACGCAGACGCGATGAGCATGGCGTAATACGCTTCCAGCTGCCGCGTAAATAA
- the aceK gene encoding bifunctional isocitrate dehydrogenase kinase/phosphatase yields the protein MFPQRLDAPQAYAIAQALMHGFNLHYRMFSAEAARAKHRFESMDWQGQQRAQRERIAFYDLQVRACIQRLEEEFEASQQSMAVWQQVKLHYIGLMVDHLQPELAETFFNSVTTKILHRTHFHNDFIFVRAAVSTEYLENTEPGAIPTYRAYYPGSREHLEDTLQTLFEQLQLACPFEDLARDVHLLADRMRHKLASLTLRPNFQIQVLSSLFYRNKGAYLVGKIITGYTELPLAIPILHGSRGQLILHAALFGEDDLHALFSFARAYFMVHMDVPSAYVSFLHRLMPRKPPTEIYNALGLAKQGKTLFYRDFLHHLRHSSDQLRIAPGIKGLVMLVFDLPSFPYVFKLIKDRIASSKEITRSQVKDKYQLVKRHDRGGRMADTLEYSLVAFPRSRFSSELLAELQAHAPEQIEISDRDGDGQEEVIISHLYIERRLVPLNLFLMECLAEADTKPERRAAMEKAIVEYGNAIKDLVATNIFPGDMLWKNFGVTRGGKVVFYDYDEIEYLTDCNFRDVPLPRNEEEEMSGDIWYPVGPRDVFPETFGPFLLGHPAVRDIFMRHHADLLEADFWRSHQNRIRDGQMLDVFPYERSHFLHAGETGLATQT from the coding sequence ATGTTTCCGCAACGACTGGACGCCCCGCAGGCCTATGCCATTGCACAGGCCTTGATGCATGGTTTCAACCTGCACTACCGTATGTTCAGTGCGGAGGCTGCCAGAGCCAAGCACCGCTTTGAATCCATGGACTGGCAGGGTCAGCAGCGCGCGCAGCGCGAGCGTATAGCGTTTTATGACCTGCAGGTGCGTGCCTGCATTCAACGGCTGGAAGAGGAGTTTGAAGCCAGCCAGCAGAGCATGGCCGTCTGGCAGCAGGTCAAGCTGCACTATATCGGGTTGATGGTGGATCATCTGCAGCCCGAGCTGGCCGAAACTTTTTTCAACTCGGTCACCACCAAGATCCTGCACCGCACGCACTTTCACAACGACTTCATCTTTGTGCGCGCGGCCGTCAGCACGGAGTATCTGGAAAATACGGAGCCCGGGGCCATCCCCACTTACAGGGCCTACTATCCCGGCAGTCGCGAGCATCTGGAGGACACGCTGCAGACGCTGTTCGAGCAATTGCAACTGGCTTGCCCCTTTGAGGATCTGGCGCGGGATGTGCATTTGCTGGCCGATCGCATGCGCCACAAGCTGGCGAGCCTGACGCTCAGACCCAACTTCCAGATTCAGGTGCTCTCCAGCCTCTTCTATCGCAACAAGGGCGCTTATCTGGTGGGCAAGATCATCACCGGCTATACCGAGCTGCCGCTGGCAATTCCCATCCTGCATGGCAGCCGAGGCCAGCTGATACTGCATGCGGCATTGTTTGGTGAAGACGATCTGCATGCGCTGTTCAGCTTTGCGCGGGCTTACTTCATGGTGCACATGGACGTGCCCAGCGCCTATGTGAGCTTTTTGCATCGCCTGATGCCGCGCAAGCCGCCTACCGAGATCTACAACGCACTGGGTCTGGCCAAGCAGGGCAAGACGCTGTTCTATCGCGATTTTCTGCATCATTTGCGCCATTCCAGCGATCAGCTGCGCATTGCGCCGGGTATCAAGGGCTTGGTCATGCTGGTGTTCGACCTGCCCAGCTTTCCCTATGTCTTCAAGCTCATCAAGGACCGCATCGCCAGCAGCAAGGAGATCACACGCTCCCAGGTCAAGGACAAGTACCAACTGGTCAAGCGCCATGACCGGGGCGGGCGCATGGCCGATACCCTGGAGTACAGCCTGGTGGCCTTTCCGCGCAGCCGCTTCAGCAGCGAGTTGCTGGCCGAGCTGCAGGCGCATGCCCCTGAACAGATAGAGATCAGCGACCGTGACGGTGACGGCCAGGAAGAGGTCATCATCAGCCACCTTTACATCGAGCGGCGCCTGGTACCGCTGAACCTGTTTCTGATGGAGTGTCTGGCCGAGGCCGATACCAAGCCCGAGCGCCGCGCGGCCATGGAAAAAGCCATCGTGGAATACGGCAATGCCATCAAGGATCTGGTCGCCACCAATATCTTTCCCGGTGACATGCTGTGGAAAAACTTTGGCGTGACCCGCGGCGGCAAGGTCGTGTTCTACGACTATGACGAGATCGAATATCTGACGGATTGCAACTTTCGCGATGTGCCGTTGCCGCGCAACGAGGAGGAGGAAATGTCGGGCGATATCTGGTACCCGGTCGGCCCACGAGATGTATTTCCCGAAACGTTCGGGCCTTTTCTGCTGGGCCATCCTGCCGTGCGCGACATCTTCATGCGCCACCATGCCGACTTGCTGGAAGCTGATTTCTGGCGCTCTCATCAAAACCGTATCCGCGATGGGCAGATGCTGGATGTGTTCCCCTATGAGCGCAGCCACTTCCTGCACGCGGGCGAGACAGGCCTGGCCACGCAGACTTGA
- the can gene encoding carbonate dehydratase translates to MTTTSIEELFVHNREWADQMERDRPGFFTGLMAQQKPKYMWIGCSDSRVPANQITGLEPGEVFVHRNVANVVVPSDLNCLSTIQYSVDHLKIEHLMVVGHYGCGGVYAALNNLRLGLVDNWTRHVRDVRDKHIKLLEGISTQFRHDALCELNAIEQVVNVAQSTVMQDAWARGQKVTLHGWCYSLNNGHITNLEMTVPGVGGLEDVYNKAVEKVAARKRD, encoded by the coding sequence ATGACAACGACCTCCATCGAAGAACTGTTTGTCCACAACCGCGAATGGGCAGACCAGATGGAGCGTGATCGTCCTGGTTTCTTTACCGGACTGATGGCGCAGCAAAAACCCAAGTACATGTGGATCGGCTGTTCGGACAGCCGTGTGCCAGCCAACCAGATCACGGGTCTGGAGCCTGGCGAGGTGTTCGTTCACCGCAACGTGGCCAACGTGGTGGTACCCAGCGATCTGAACTGCCTTTCCACCATCCAGTACTCGGTCGATCATCTGAAGATCGAGCACCTGATGGTTGTTGGCCACTATGGTTGCGGCGGCGTGTATGCGGCCCTGAACAATCTGCGCCTGGGCCTGGTGGACAACTGGACCCGCCATGTGCGCGATGTGCGCGACAAGCACATCAAGCTGCTGGAAGGCATCTCCACCCAGTTCCGCCACGATGCGCTGTGCGAGCTCAACGCCATCGAGCAGGTGGTCAACGTGGCACAGTCCACGGTGATGCAGGATGCCTGGGCCCGAGGGCAGAAGGTGACTTTGCACGGCTGGTGCTACAGCCTCAACAACGGCCACATTACCAACCTCGAAATGACCGTGCCCGGTGTGGGCGGTCTGGAGGATGTCTACAACAAGGCTGTCGAGAAGGTCGCAGCGCGCAAGCGCGACTGA
- a CDS encoding MFS transporter, whose product MPRPWAAASMTRLLWRFAAMLAVICAATLLAGGYLTENTLRSAQQEAFTDRFMLASQRAATAAENALALGVPLAPDTPLAGLLAREAALEPALSSFVIDSAQGEPLLAVTVGQPAAMQGGAQASTPIRNDLGQTVAWARLHYDDSALSAAQQRLHQAVLWAVWPALALVCAALGLLCGGLVARLGRRHRPLGLPGGERALLTVASALLLGAALAWVGWQAGVAGRASIQPDQIAKAQAMVRSSAALIARALEAGVPADALVGVEAHAAALHAQSPEIAELAFLAPDGRLLAGTVPAEGRLPVRAPVLTAAGQERQAGEVVLALDPGVLTRRLQATLLDLAFLGAICLLMALELLALGLGTRGARALAAADARRNRRAQAAPGAAAQPWRTTGAAAVRPALFLFMLAEELTRPFLPTWARALAPTDGPLSPNLLASLPLVVFLAVVALLQWPLAAWSERLGRRSGLILGALLGAAGLALAAALPGYAALVAARLLGAVGFAMVFVSAQGAAIDGSASHDRARSLAQFVRAILVAGLCGPPLGGLAADRWGAPAAFALAACVALLAAAVAWRQMPAPSRAVQQPVAAVQGLSWSAMLRQPGLGALLLGCALPAKLLLAALCFYLLPMHLQDMGYGSAVTGRLQTIYPLTMVLLVPLAARLADRWRRRGSFVVVGGLLAGASAMLAWPMDADPMQLALILLGLGLGQALSITPQSALVADLARSLPARQGAGLLGLFRLTERGGSALGPALGAWLLPAVGFSPALAVIGALVLGGSLAYGCSLSRQKALRTRG is encoded by the coding sequence ATGCCTAGGCCCTGGGCGGCAGCTTCGATGACGCGGCTGCTGTGGCGCTTTGCCGCCATGCTGGCCGTCATTTGCGCAGCGACGCTGCTTGCCGGCGGTTACCTGACAGAGAACACCTTGCGCAGCGCGCAGCAGGAGGCATTCACGGACCGTTTTATGCTGGCTTCCCAGCGTGCGGCCACGGCTGCGGAGAATGCCCTGGCGTTGGGCGTTCCCTTGGCTCCAGACACGCCCCTGGCCGGGCTGCTGGCGCGTGAGGCGGCGCTGGAGCCGGCGCTGAGCTCTTTTGTGATTGATTCCGCACAGGGCGAACCGCTGCTTGCCGTGACCGTTGGTCAGCCAGCTGCGATGCAGGGGGGGGCACAAGCCAGCACGCCTATCCGCAATGATCTGGGTCAGACAGTGGCCTGGGCCAGGTTGCACTATGACGACAGCGCACTGAGCGCCGCGCAGCAGCGGCTGCATCAGGCGGTGCTATGGGCCGTCTGGCCTGCGCTGGCCCTGGTGTGTGCGGCGCTGGGGTTGCTGTGCGGGGGGCTGGTGGCCAGGCTCGGACGGCGGCATCGGCCGCTGGGGCTGCCAGGAGGGGAGCGCGCCCTGCTGACCGTCGCTTCGGCGCTGCTGCTGGGGGCTGCGCTGGCCTGGGTGGGCTGGCAGGCCGGCGTGGCGGGTCGGGCCAGCATCCAGCCCGACCAGATCGCCAAGGCCCAGGCCATGGTTCGCTCCAGTGCCGCGCTGATTGCCAGGGCTCTGGAAGCAGGCGTGCCCGCCGATGCGCTGGTGGGTGTCGAGGCACACGCGGCGGCATTGCACGCGCAAAGCCCTGAAATCGCCGAGCTGGCTTTTCTGGCCCCTGACGGACGCCTGTTGGCCGGAACCGTTCCGGCAGAAGGCCGGCTCCCGGTCCGGGCTCCGGTGCTGACGGCCGCCGGTCAGGAGCGGCAGGCCGGCGAGGTGGTATTGGCACTGGACCCCGGCGTGCTGACGCGCAGGCTGCAGGCCACGCTGCTGGACCTGGCATTTCTGGGTGCGATCTGTCTGCTGATGGCGCTGGAGTTGCTGGCGCTAGGCCTGGGCACGCGCGGCGCCCGCGCGCTGGCCGCGGCCGATGCGCGCCGCAACCGCCGGGCGCAGGCTGCGCCCGGTGCTGCTGCACAGCCCTGGCGCACTACCGGTGCTGCAGCTGTGCGGCCGGCGTTGTTCCTGTTCATGCTGGCCGAGGAATTGACGCGGCCCTTCTTGCCGACCTGGGCGCGCGCGCTGGCGCCCACTGACGGCCCGCTGTCACCGAATCTGCTGGCCAGCCTGCCGCTGGTTGTATTCCTGGCGGTCGTGGCCCTGCTGCAATGGCCTCTGGCCGCCTGGTCAGAGCGCCTCGGACGCCGTTCGGGGCTGATACTTGGCGCACTGCTGGGTGCTGCGGGTCTGGCTCTGGCTGCGGCCCTGCCCGGATACGCCGCGCTGGTTGCGGCGCGCCTGCTGGGTGCGGTCGGCTTTGCCATGGTGTTCGTATCGGCGCAGGGCGCCGCCATCGACGGCTCGGCCAGCCATGACCGCGCGCGCAGCCTGGCGCAGTTCGTGCGTGCCATTCTGGTGGCTGGCCTGTGCGGGCCGCCACTGGGTGGGCTGGCCGCTGATCGCTGGGGAGCTCCTGCAGCCTTTGCCTTGGCGGCTTGCGTGGCCTTGCTGGCCGCCGCCGTGGCCTGGAGGCAGATGCCAGCCCCCTCCCGGGCCGTGCAGCAGCCCGTGGCTGCGGTGCAAGGCCTTTCCTGGTCGGCCATGCTGCGCCAGCCCGGCCTTGGGGCCCTGCTGCTGGGCTGTGCACTGCCGGCCAAGCTGTTGCTGGCAGCGCTGTGTTTTTACCTGCTACCCATGCATTTGCAGGACATGGGCTATGGCAGTGCCGTTACCGGACGGCTGCAGACCATTTATCCGCTGACCATGGTTCTGCTGGTTCCACTGGCCGCGCGCCTGGCGGATCGTTGGCGGCGGCGCGGCAGCTTTGTCGTGGTCGGGGGACTGCTGGCCGGAGCCAGCGCCATGCTGGCCTGGCCCATGGATGCAGACCCCATGCAGCTGGCGCTGATTCTGCTTGGATTGGGTCTGGGGCAGGCGCTGTCCATCACGCCCCAGTCGGCCCTGGTCGCTGATCTGGCTCGCAGCCTGCCGGCTCGCCAGGGGGCTGGCCTGCTAGGTCTGTTCAGGCTGACAGAGCGTGGCGGCAGCGCCTTGGGGCCTGCCTTGGGTGCCTGGCTGCTGCCTGCCGTTGGCTTCAGCCCGGCGCTGGCGGTCATCGGCGCACTGGTGCTTGGCGGTAGTCTGGCCTATGGCTGTAGCCTGAGCCGGCAGAAGGCGCTGCGTACCAGAGGCTGA
- a CDS encoding MerR family transcriptional regulator: protein MSNNYTISDLAKEFDLTTRAIRFYEDMGLLQPERSGAAGRNRVYSSRDRARLRLTLRAKRLGLSLTEAKEIIDLYDSPRDTGVQLKKFLDVLAVHRKQLESQMADLQATLDEVQEQEKEARQLLKKLDKKNAA, encoded by the coding sequence ATGTCTAACAACTACACCATCAGCGATCTGGCCAAGGAGTTCGATCTCACCACCCGAGCTATCCGCTTCTATGAGGATATGGGTCTGCTGCAGCCTGAGCGATCCGGGGCAGCGGGGCGCAATCGCGTGTATTCGTCGCGTGACCGCGCACGACTGCGGCTGACGCTGCGTGCCAAGCGGCTGGGCCTGTCATTGACCGAGGCCAAGGAGATCATCGATCTCTACGACAGCCCACGTGATACCGGCGTTCAATTGAAGAAGTTCCTCGACGTCCTGGCTGTGCATCGCAAGCAGTTGGAGAGCCAGATGGCTGATCTGCAGGCCACTCTGGATGAGGTGCAGGAGCAGGAGAAAGAGGCGCGTCAGCTTCTGAAGAAGCTCGACAAGAAAAATGCTGCATAA